Genomic segment of Arachis stenosperma cultivar V10309 chromosome 4, arast.V10309.gnm1.PFL2, whole genome shotgun sequence:
cagttataatgactatataattatatataaatacatatatcatttaatttttttttaatgtgtattttgtattacaatatatattttatattaataactgatATAACTTATTTTGATATGCATTTGACatgattgtatatatatatatatgtatactcTAATTCTCCTAGCTATACCCTTGGGATTATAGAAGACAAAGAACTTGCACCAATTTTAATTCAATACCATAGCGTGGGAATAAAATCTAATTAATTGTTAAGGATGGATAATGCTGTCTAGTGCACCCTCAAGTTCCAGAGTTTCAAGAAGTTTTGTTCATTATTCTTGTTCAATAGTCATTGCTGAAACAAAGCTCTAATTATGTAAACGAATGTTCATAGAAAAGTATGTATGTTACACCTAATAAATTAATCAAGtcaatattataaaatatttaatagctaGGGAGATTGATCTGTAAATTGAGGATGTATTGCTTTAATTTGTTAGTTAGCTTAAAGTAAACTTAACATATAAATCAATTTTCTTGAataaatatttgtatatatacTAACTGTAGTAATATGAGTAGGATCTTATGGGCACAAATCCTCCAGCTAAGGTCAACAAATGGAAAGTCAACGATAAATGGAATGAGAGCTTTCTTAGAAGTTATAGAAAAGAGCAACCTCTGATTGTAGAGTTGAGTCAATGATTTtggtttaatttaatttgcatgGCACCATTTTTCAAAGTCCTCCGTTTTTATGCGGCACATTCatattcttattattaattaattccCCAATTGGCTATGTATAATATAAATACCTTAGACTATACCCTTGAGATGATAGAAGACAAAGAAAATTGCAccaatttaattttatgatGGATAGTAATAGTGCACCTTCAAGTTCCACAGTTTCAAGAAGTGTGATTCTCGTTTTGAGGGTCTTAACCTTTGTGTTCCTTCTCATTGCTCTCATTCTCATCTCTGTAACCAAGGGCACTGAAGATACAACAAATGGTTCTGTAGAAGCCAAGTTCAGCGACATTCATGCTTATCGGTAAttactcttttttatttatatatcaatCGTGCTTTTCAGTATGGAGAGACTatgtcatttgagttataattcgTTGGTATTTGACAGTTAtcaaattagttatttatataaaatacatattgaaatataaaatatatatttttttaccaataaattataactcaaatggcATAATTTCATCATATTCATCTAAAACGTTGTGAATTCGAATCCCCCtatctttattatatatatatatatattgaaaatgtGTGAAATAAcatatgtatttgtatatacaaatacataatGGTCGATTAATTTGATGACTATTTTTTTGTGTgcatattataataataataataataataataataataataataaattaattaattagttaatgtTCTCATCATCATAtagaatatataattaattaaacgTAATTACTTTGTTAACATTACATAGATACATGATCTCCACAATAGTCATTGGATTTGTATACAACCTCATGCAAATGGTGCTCTCAATCTTCAATGTGGTATCTGGAAAGCGTGTATGCGGTGATTTTGGCTATGTATTTGATTTCTTTGGTGACAAGGTACATATAACAAGTCCTTCGACTTaagtaatttataatttataattagaatttaattttaatacattattagtataaaatagtATTACACGTACATCTAATGACATAATGTTGTATCaacaaaaataactattttttatattaattataaaataattataaaaaaatgatatgATTGCATCACTATGTAAAACGTTTTACATTGTTACTAACgcttataattaattatatttcttTGGACAGATTATATCATACTTCCTAATTTCGGGTTCAGCTGCTGGATATGGTGCCTCTGAAGATTTACATAGATTTTTCAAAGCAGAAGATCTTCCTTTCAATTCGTTTTTTGCAAAAGCAAACGCCTCAGCGACCCTTCTCCTGGTTGGATTTCTTTGCAATGCCATAGTATCAATTTTCACTTCATTTGCTTTGCCAAAGAAAGCTTAAATTATCAGATAGCTTGTTACGTTGTTATggattttttcttgttttctttgcttAAATGATCAGCATCGCAATTGTACTTAATTATTTTGGGTTTTGAATATAATGGAATTTTATTGTTCTCCATCATCcatttggattttttttcttttttttcgaatttgGTATAtcattttatttgatttatttaattttttggttgttatattaaactattttatattGACGACGACTTGACTGAATTTAACAAAATAacttctttggacttatataaAGTTTTAGTACTTGTAACACACATATTGTTTTGgcttctttattttattttattttattttggtcatttttactattatttaattttgttttattgaaTATTGATGCAACAAGAGGTTTTACATGAATATTTAATTGGGAACCACTTAGATAAAAACGTttaaaatgtatttttattaacgatattttttagtaattaaaatttaatacatataattaattaaaccatgttatttttgtcaaaatcatatcaaataaattaatttgacaaaaaattagtaaattatACCTTAAAcaggtctaaattaatatttttttataaaaaataattataatatctctattataaaaaatgactaaattattattattataatatatataaaatttaaaaattctaaattctaaccATTCTCTTTTTTCTGTATCgttataggattaggatttaggttttatatatatatatatatataataacagtattttagtcattttttataatagagttattatagtcattttctataaaattattaatttagatcGATTCAAAGTTTAGTTTATTACCAATTTTTTagctaaattaatttatctgatataattttaataaaaataatatagcttaataattatatatattaaattttaattattaaaaaatatattaaaaaagacATGCATTTTGAATATTTTCATGTGAGTGGCTCTTGTTTAATTTGATAGGTTAGTATTTAGGACACCACTTAGATAAAGATACAAAAAAAATCCTTTTTTAAAGACACATTATTTTTATCCATTAATATTTTGACACGTAGCATTTATCAAACCAAATGCGGTTCATTTTTAaccgatttttttttctttttttttttatttgtggtCATAAACGGttcattttagatttttttttcctcTCGCCGATTCTCCCCTCTTACCGCCGCAGTCTCTCACTCTCACGGCCTCATCGCAAAGTCGCCGTCTCCGTCTGAGGGCTGAGGCAAAGTCGTCACCTTCCCTCTTTGCAGCCTGAACGTCGCCGCCTCCAGCCCGGTCTTCATCGTCATTGCAGCAGCATTTTTGCCGATCTTCGTCACAGTTCGTCCGTCAGCCTCTTCGCCGTTCTCCGCTCTTTCTTCCGATAAATCTTCTGTA
This window contains:
- the LOC130973834 gene encoding CASP-like protein 4D1 gives rise to the protein MMDSNSAPSSSTVSRSVILVLRVLTFVFLLIALILISVTKGTEDTTNGSVEAKFSDIHAYRYMISTIVIGFVYNLMQMVLSIFNVVSGKRVCGDFGYVFDFFGDKIISYFLISGSAAGYGASEDLHRFFKAEDLPFNSFFAKANASATLLLVGFLCNAIVSIFTSFALPKKA